In Desulfosporosinus youngiae DSM 17734, the genomic stretch GATAATGTACAGTGGCATATTGCCCAGAAGCTTGATATACCCTCCGCGACAGTCTATGGTGTTGTGAGCTTCTACTCGTTTTTTACGATGGTACCGAGAGGGGAACACGTTGTTAACGTATGTACAGGGACCGCTTGTTTTGTACGAGGGGCCGAAAAATTAAAAAATGAGCTCGAAAATCAGCTTAAGATTAAAGCTGGAGAAACCACTCCGGATAATCTCTTTACTTTAGAAACTTTGCGCTGCGTTGGAGCCTGCGGCCTCGCTCCAGTCATGATCGTCGACGGTGAAGTGCATGGACGCATGCAAAATCCCCAAGACATTAATGAGGTTCTGGCAAAATATCGCCCAGAGAGTTAAGAAGCGTGCCAAGAGTGTCAAGGGGACCGTCCCCTTGACACAGGAGTCACGACCAAAGAAGGTCACCGAAGGAAGGGAAAAGCCATATGAAACTCTTAAATATCGATGCATTAAATGCATTACGAGCCGACAATCTCAAACTTCTTGAATCCCGGCAGGCTGTCGATTCGATTAGCACAGAAAACACCCAAGCTTTAGTAAGGCATGTTATGGTCTGTGGAGGTCCTGGTTGTCACTCCTC encodes the following:
- a CDS encoding complex I 24 kDa subunit family protein, with translation MCDAASPNPFVKKLDDYIDSLTHKKENLIGVLHYAQEIYGYLPDNVQWHIAQKLDIPSATVYGVVSFYSFFTMVPRGEHVVNVCTGTACFVRGAEKLKNELENQLKIKAGETTPDNLFTLETLRCVGACGLAPVMIVDGEVHGRMQNPQDINEVLAKYRPES